The following are from one region of the Ruficoccus sp. ZRK36 genome:
- the rsmA gene encoding 16S rRNA (adenine(1518)-N(6)/adenine(1519)-N(6))-dimethyltransferase RsmA — protein sequence MLTLSQTRERLQALGMHPSKKLGQNFLVDPNIVRKSLELAEIRAGDAVVEVGPGLGTLTDGLLESGAEVYAVELDHRLAPALQERLANESRFHLTEADAMDKPRADFPGDRPFKIVANLPYAISTPWMEQILAGPLPQRMVLMLQKEAADRFTAEPGGKNIGAVSLFLAAAYRRRPGHAVARSCFYPAPDIDSVLLHLELREDPYCFDAATRGLMRKFFTQRRKQIGALARQAKLPALNGWLDALEAAGTPPSLRPEALPLEAWITLDQTLREDA from the coding sequence ATGCTAACCCTGTCTCAGACCCGCGAACGCCTTCAGGCGCTTGGCATGCACCCCAGCAAAAAGCTCGGGCAGAACTTCCTCGTCGACCCCAACATCGTCCGCAAATCCCTGGAGCTGGCTGAAATCCGGGCCGGGGATGCCGTGGTCGAAGTCGGCCCCGGTCTGGGCACCCTGACCGACGGGCTCCTGGAGAGCGGAGCCGAGGTCTACGCCGTAGAGCTGGACCACCGGCTCGCCCCCGCCCTGCAAGAACGCCTCGCCAACGAATCCCGCTTTCACCTGACCGAGGCAGACGCCATGGACAAGCCGCGGGCGGACTTCCCCGGCGATCGCCCCTTTAAGATCGTCGCCAACCTCCCCTACGCGATCTCCACCCCATGGATGGAGCAGATCCTCGCCGGGCCGCTGCCGCAGCGGATGGTCCTGATGCTCCAAAAAGAGGCCGCCGACCGCTTCACCGCCGAGCCCGGTGGTAAGAACATCGGCGCGGTCAGCCTCTTCCTCGCTGCCGCCTACCGCCGCCGACCCGGCCACGCCGTGGCGCGCTCATGCTTTTACCCGGCCCCGGATATTGACTCCGTGCTGCTGCACCTGGAGCTGCGGGAGGATCCCTACTGCTTCGACGCCGCCACCCGGGGCCTCATGCGCAAATTTTTCACCCAGCGTCGTAAGCAGATCGGCGCACTCGCCCGACAGGCCAAGCTACCCGCCCTCAATGGCTGGCTCGATGCGCTTGAGGCCGCCGGTACGCCCCCTAGCCTGCGCCCGGAGGCCCTGCCCCTGGAGGCGTGGATAACTCTCGACCAGACGCTACGAGAGGACGCCTGA
- a CDS encoding heparinase II/III family protein yields MHCFPSMKSPLLAAVCVAFLSLSPVLSAASAETFGAQLDTLRPYASNDVVQQILERAEAVAAGPVMVRSYSMEDMGRSEEVRVADARVKGEAVMRNRLKWDATDEEVNHYAERFALASSDTGTARRMLEELPLLAAAIRLTDSEACKQHLIEQLREVVTWKPFQRPGWTIASRVNRLPEEGDGVWLSTGALLQGLAIMDEILPEGTLPEDLEQAVRERVREEIELTRSDWEAKRSWYMIKEAVNSNQWVVPASGMVAGAVMLGREEYQDIFDFGVECLRKSMTVVGDDGSMSEGYTYAMTWTSISLFLASHFMEVAGDDEFAQSAFFKNFPDYLSLYFQPGSNYVNASDVFPGQRKHYTGARTEVTRLAALSGSKGLVKVLISETGRPTYDFFGLLVMGIDLNSKSLPWPPAWGLFERTRMFVWRSSWENDASGVWVRGGDGEDFHDNYDRGHVNFIVRGQPVLIESGTPGYALPEKKTDFDTALGHNVMRLEEQSNPRKAPADIAVEYADADGAEVRVNLGQAYPALPDYERTVTWTVDELIVNDAFSTTQGGSPLKPQLTWHFAGQQAPVIERPDPCTARIRVPADRQEYPAWIGSWKNQDAPRPEGTDVLETPEVLIDIESDQPFEVTAGQRWDHTIKFRSFKREHATLELSFPEGITSLSMTTTFTVPEAESTSDAADTPAK; encoded by the coding sequence ATGCATTGTTTTCCCTCGATGAAGTCCCCGTTGCTCGCCGCCGTATGCGTGGCATTCCTTTCCCTTTCGCCCGTTCTTTCCGCTGCTTCTGCCGAGACATTTGGCGCGCAGCTTGATACCCTCCGCCCCTACGCCTCGAACGATGTGGTCCAGCAGATACTGGAGCGCGCCGAGGCTGTCGCCGCAGGGCCGGTCATGGTCCGCTCCTACAGCATGGAGGACATGGGCCGGAGCGAAGAGGTGCGCGTGGCTGACGCCCGCGTCAAAGGGGAGGCCGTCATGCGCAACCGCCTCAAATGGGACGCGACGGACGAGGAGGTCAACCACTACGCCGAGCGTTTCGCCCTGGCCTCATCGGACACCGGCACCGCCCGGCGCATGCTGGAGGAGCTGCCTCTGCTCGCGGCTGCCATTCGCCTGACGGATAGCGAAGCCTGCAAGCAGCATTTGATCGAGCAGCTGCGTGAAGTCGTCACCTGGAAGCCGTTTCAACGGCCGGGCTGGACCATCGCCAGCCGGGTGAACCGCCTCCCGGAGGAGGGTGACGGCGTATGGCTTTCCACGGGGGCCCTCTTGCAGGGGCTGGCCATCATGGACGAGATTTTACCCGAGGGGACGCTGCCCGAGGACCTGGAGCAGGCCGTGCGTGAACGCGTTCGCGAAGAGATCGAGCTGACGCGCTCCGATTGGGAAGCCAAGCGCTCGTGGTACATGATCAAGGAGGCCGTGAACTCGAACCAGTGGGTCGTTCCGGCCAGTGGTATGGTGGCGGGTGCTGTCATGCTGGGGCGCGAGGAGTATCAGGATATTTTCGACTTCGGGGTCGAGTGCCTGCGCAAGAGCATGACCGTGGTCGGCGATGACGGCTCGATGAGCGAGGGCTACACCTACGCCATGACCTGGACAAGTATTTCTCTCTTTCTGGCCAGCCACTTTATGGAGGTGGCCGGGGATGACGAGTTTGCCCAGAGCGCGTTTTTCAAGAACTTCCCCGATTACCTGAGCCTGTACTTCCAGCCGGGCAGCAACTACGTCAACGCCTCGGACGTTTTCCCCGGCCAGCGCAAGCACTACACCGGCGCACGGACCGAGGTCACTCGTCTGGCCGCCCTCTCCGGCAGCAAGGGCCTGGTAAAGGTTTTGATCAGTGAAACGGGCCGCCCGACCTATGACTTCTTCGGGTTGCTGGTGATGGGGATCGACCTGAACTCCAAAAGCCTGCCTTGGCCGCCCGCATGGGGCCTGTTTGAGCGCACGCGCATGTTTGTCTGGCGCAGCAGCTGGGAGAATGACGCCAGCGGTGTCTGGGTACGCGGTGGCGATGGCGAAGACTTTCACGATAACTATGACCGTGGCCACGTGAACTTCATCGTGCGCGGCCAGCCGGTGCTGATCGAAAGCGGTACGCCCGGCTACGCCCTACCCGAGAAGAAAACCGATTTCGATACAGCTCTCGGGCACAATGTGATGCGACTGGAAGAGCAGTCGAATCCGCGCAAGGCCCCCGCTGACATCGCGGTCGAGTATGCCGACGCCGACGGTGCCGAGGTGCGGGTGAACCTCGGGCAAGCCTACCCGGCCCTCCCGGACTATGAGCGCACAGTTACCTGGACGGTGGACGAATTGATCGTCAACGACGCGTTTAGCACGACCCAGGGCGGCTCCCCGCTAAAGCCTCAGCTGACCTGGCATTTCGCCGGGCAGCAGGCACCTGTCATTGAGCGGCCGGACCCGTGCACCGCGCGTATCCGTGTCCCTGCAGACCGTCAGGAGTACCCGGCCTGGATCGGCTCCTGGAAGAATCAGGATGCTCCCCGCCCGGAGGGGACGGATGTGCTGGAAACACCGGAGGTCCTGATCGACATCGAGTCCGACCAGCCCTTCGAGGTGACGGCTGGCCAGCGTTGGGACCATACGATCAAGTTCCGCTCCTTCAAGCGCGAGCATGCGACCCTGGAGCTGAGCTTCCCCGAGGGTATTACGTCGCTGTCGATGACGACCACCTTCACGGTGCCGGAGGCCGAGAGTACTTCAGACGCTGCCGACACACCTGCAAAGTAA